The Campylobacter curvus genome includes the window ATAGCACGATTTTCGCGGTCAGCTTTAAAGCTTCCCTGAAAATCGGAGGGCAATGTCGCCGCTCATCCTAGTTTGACTACGCTTAAATTTTAAAAATCAACGCTTTTTAGAAAAGAGCCGCATTATATAAACTAAAACATCCGTAGTCCGTGCGAACGGCTAAATTTTCATCTATAAATTTCGCCTCGCAGCTTTTTACGATGTGTTCTATTTCAAATTCGCGTGCGTTTTGGCTCGCTAGATCGACGACATACGCTCTATTGTAGTCGATCATCACAAGCTTCGTTCGCTCCTCATTTACGCAAATTTTTCTCGCTTCGCCGCACTCATCTTGCCAGCCAAATTTAAGCTCGCGACCGCTTGAAAGCTCGAAGCAATGCACTTTGCCGCAGTAGTATTCTCTAGCGACGAGCATCTTGTCGTTTAAAAAACAAATCTGATCCAAAACGTCAAATTTGCCTTCAATGACGTTTAAAATTTCGCCGTTTGTGCCTAAAATTTTGATCTCTCCTGCTGCCGTGTGAAGTGCGAGCCGATCGTCATCAAACGCCGCACAAAGCGGGGCTTTGCCTTTGATCGGAGTCGTTTTAAACTCGCCAAAATTCAAGACCTTCTCTCCGTCCGTCACGAAAATTTTACCACTCGCTCCAAACGCTACTTTACTTTTGCCCTTGCAAACGAAGCTGTAAAAGTTGCCCGAGTCACGCAAATTTAGCTCGTTTGAAAGATTTGTAAATTCGCCCGTTCGCGGGTCAAATTTATAGATAGTATGGTCTAAATCCAAAATTAAATTTTCGCCCACGCGTGCCGCTTCCCACGCGAGGATCTGCGGTAAAAGGGCCTGCTCTTTTACGCACCCGTCTTTATCAAGTACTAGCAAAAAGTCCGCTTGATCGCCATCTTTTTGATCGCCGCATTTATAGATAAATACGCTCTGCTCGCACCTCTCAAACGCTAGCGCACCCGAGTAGCCGCCGCCTATATAAACGTGTAAGCACGCCTGCCCGAAATTTACGTTTTCATCACACAAAACATAGCCCTTTTTGAACGTCTCCCACTCCTTTTTGACGCGGGCTTTTTGCGCTTCTTCGGGATTAGTAAATTCCTTTTTACTTTCCCTTGTTTTGCCGTTTTTTATGCTTTGCGATACGAGCAAATTCCCGCTTACTTTGAAATTTATCTCATCGCCGTTTGCAAAATTTACAAACTTTCTCATCAATGCCTACTTTAAAAAATTATCATAAAAACTGCTTATGAAAATGACTAAAATGATAAACGGGATGACGTATTTTACGTACCAAAACCAAAAATTTATCACCTTTATATGGCGCTCGCTGCCTTGTAAAATTTCGCGTTTGGCCTCGTCTTTTAGCACCCAGCCCACAAATATCGCGCATCCCAGCGAAGTCAGCACGAAAAATATCGTCGCACTGATAGCGTCGTATGCGTCAAATATATTTTTGCCAAAGATCGTGACATCGCTTAGCAGATTTGT containing:
- a CDS encoding NHL repeat-containing protein, yielding MRKFVNFANGDEINFKVSGNLLVSQSIKNGKTRESKKEFTNPEEAQKARVKKEWETFKKGYVLCDENVNFGQACLHVYIGGGYSGALAFERCEQSVFIYKCGDQKDGDQADFLLVLDKDGCVKEQALLPQILAWEAARVGENLILDLDHTIYKFDPRTGEFTNLSNELNLRDSGNFYSFVCKGKSKVAFGASGKIFVTDGEKVLNFGEFKTTPIKGKAPLCAAFDDDRLALHTAAGEIKILGTNGEILNVIEGKFDVLDQICFLNDKMLVAREYYCGKVHCFELSSGRELKFGWQDECGEARKICVNEERTKLVMIDYNRAYVVDLASQNAREFEIEHIVKSCEAKFIDENLAVRTDYGCFSLYNAALF